In Arthrobacter sp. MN05-02, the genomic stretch GACCGGCTCCCGTGCAGGGCTTCGAGACCGTCCGTGCCGCCCTGCGGGCCCGCGGACCCGTGGCCGTGCACGGCGTCGACAAGTTCCCGCGCATGGTGGACTACGTGGTGCCGGCAGGAGTGAGGATCGCCGACGCCGATCGTGTCCGCCTGGGTGCCCATCTCGCCGACGGCACCACCGTGATGCACGAGGGCTTCGTGAACTTCAACGCGGGCACCCTCGGCCACTCCATGGTCGAGGGCCGTATCTCCGCGGGCGTGGTGGTGGGCGACGGCTCCGACATCGGTGGCGGTGCCTCCATCATGGGCACCCTCTCGGGTGGCGGCAAGGAACGCATCACCATCGGCGAGCGCTGCCTCCTCGGCGCCGAGTCCGGTGTGGGCATCTCCCTCGGGGACGACTGCGTCGTCGAGGCCGGCCTGTACCTCACGGCGGGCACGAAGGTGACGCTGCAGGACGGGACGCTCGTGAAGGCCAAGGACCTCTCGGGTGAACCGGGCATCCTCTTCCTACGCAATTCCGCCACGGGTGCGGTCGAGGCACGTCCGCGCACCGGCGAGGGCATCGCGCTCAACCCGGCCCTGCACGCCAACTAGCCCGTGGTGCCGCGGCCCCCCTCCGCCGCTGTCCGCCGCCGCCGGCGTCGGCTACGGACCGGTGCCATGCTCGCCGCCCTGGGGGTCGTCGTCGGCGGCGGCACCGTCCTCGCGATCGACCAGCTCCGGGACAGCGAGGTGCTGGTCCGTGAACGCTGCAGTGCCACGGTGGGCGCCGACACCTTCGAGCTGAGTCCGACGCAGGCCGGGAACGCCGCCCTGATCTCGGGCGTCGCCGTTCACCGCGGCCTGCCCGCGCGGGCGGCCTCCATCGCGATCGCCACGGCCATCCAGGAGTCGCGGCTCGAGAACATCGGCTACGGGGACGACGCCGGCCCCGACTCCCGCGGGCTCTTCCAGCAGCGGCCCTCGCAGGGCTGGGGCACGGAGGAGCAGGTCATGACGCCGCTCTACGCCACCGGCGCCTTCTACGACGCCCTCGTGGAGGTACCGGGCTACGAGACGCTGCCCATCACCGAGGCTGCGCAGACGGTCCAGCGCTCCGCCTACCCCGAGGCGTACGCGGACCACGAGCCGGAAGGGCGCGCCTTCGCCTCCGCACTGACGGGCAACTCCCCCGCCGCTCTCGACTGCACGTTGCGGGAACCGGCCGCGGACGGGGACGCCCTCGCGGTGTCCGACGCAGCCGACGAGGTCTTCGGCCCGCTCGGGGGCGTCACCGACGGGAACACCCTCACCCTGGGCGTCAGCGGAACGACGGGCTGGGCGACCGCGCACTGGGCGGTCGCGAACGCCGCCGACCTGCACATCACCTCGGTCGCCTACGAGGGCCTCGTATGGGTGCGGTCCGACGGCGGGTGGACTCCGACGCCGACCGACCCCGGGGCCCTGCTCGTCACCGTCGCGGGGATGACGCCCTGATCGGGGACCGGCTCAGGCGAGCACCCTGACCACCGGCTCCACATAGCTGCGGAAGGACCGCTCGTCGTCGAACAGCTCCTGGCACATCAGGAGTTTGTCCGGCTCCACCCACCACGCGCGGTGGACGCCCAGCGGGAGTTCGATGACCTGCAGCGTGAAGTGGCGGGCGGCCCGGCCCAGTTCCAGCTCGCGTTCCTGCACGATCCGCCCGAGGAGGTGCTCCATGCTGTCGGCCCCCCTCGCCCCCGTGTGGAGGGCATACTCCGCGCACCGCTCCTCGGCCCAGTCGACGGCTGCCCCGACATGGGCCCGCATGAGCGCCTTCAGCGCCGCCATGCCGTCCAGGGCCTCGAAATGGGGTGGCAGGGGCAGGACGGCGTCGCTGATACGGCGTCCGAGGAGGCTGTGCCACCACGCCTCCCACTCCACCCGCAGTGCCGTGTCACCACCCACCGGCTCGGTCAGCCGCCGGGTCTCCACCGTCCGCACGGGCGGGACGACCGGCGGCAGCGCGGGGAGCCCGACCCCGCGCAGCCCGGCGCAGTCGCGCAGGTAGAGCGCCACGAGGAGCACCTGGGAGGTGTCCACGGTGAAGTACGTGCTGTACCCGGGATACGACATGGGCCTCCTTCGGGACCGGTCGGGCTGGCTCCCAGAGTAGACCCCGCACCGGCGGCCGCTCCAGAGCCCCGTCCGTTCCCTGCACGCCCGGCACGGCCCGGTGGAGGAGTCCGGTGGGACGTCGACCTAGGATGGAAGCATGAAGATCCTCGTTACCGGTGGCAGCGGCTACATCGGCTCGCACACCGTCCTGACCCTGCTCGAACACGGCCATGACGTCGTCGTCGTCGACAACCTGCTGAACTCCACCGAGACCTCGCTCGAGCGTGTCGCGGCCCTCGCCGGCCGCACGCCCACCTTCCACCAGGCCGATCTGCTCGACGAACCCCGGCTGCGGTCCATCTTCGCGGAGGAGGAGGTCGACGCCGTGATCCACTTCGCGGGCCTGAAGGCCGTGGGTGAATCGGTCGAGAAGCCGCTGTACTACTACTCCAACAACGTCGGGGGCACGCTGAACCTGCTGCGCGTGATGGACGACGCCGATGTACGCACGCTGGTCTTCAGTTCGTCGGCGACCGTCTACGGCGCCTCCGAGGAGGTGCCCCTCACCGAGAAGCTCCCCCTCGACGCCGTGAATCCGTACGGGCGCACCAAGGAGCAGATCGAGGACATCCTGACGGACCTCGGTGCCGCCGACCCACGGTGGAACATCGCCCTGCTGCGCTACTTCAACCCGGTGGGCGCGCATGCCTCGGGCACCATCGGCGAGGACCCCACCGGCGTGCCCAACAACCTGCTGCCGTTCGTGGCGCAGGTGGCCGTCGGCCGGCGCGAGAAGGTGATGGTGTTCGGCAACGACTACCCCACGCCGGACGGCACGGGCGTGCGCGACTACATCCACGTGGTCGACCTCGCCGAGGGGCACCTCGCCGCGCTCGACTACCTCGTGGCGCGCGGCGGCGTGCACACCTGGAACCTCGGCACCGGCAACGGCTCCTCCGTCCTCGAGGTCCTCACGGCGTTCTCGGCCGCGGTCGGCCGGGACATCCCCTACGAATTCGCTCCCCGCCGGCCCGGCGACGCGGCCGTGAGCTACGCGGACCCCTCCTCCGCCCTGGCCGACCTCGGCTGGTCCGCGACGCGGACCCTCGCCGAGATGTGCGAGGACCACTGGCGCTGGCAGAAGAACAACCCGCAGGGCTACGCGACGGTCCCGGTCGGCTGACCTCCCGGTCGCGGGACGACGACGGCCGCCCACCTGATGGTGGGCGGCCGTTTCCGTACCGGACGCGGCAAGAACGGGTCCCGCGGGCTCAGATCGCGGGGTAGTGCCGCTCTCCCTCACCCGTGTACAGCTGGCGCGGACGCCCGATCTTGGTCTGGGGATCCTGCATCATCTCACGCCACTGCGCGATCCAGCCGGGCAGCCGCCCGATCGCGAACAGCACGGTGAACATCTTCTCGGGGAAGCCCATCGCCTTGTAGATCAGCCCCGTGTAGAAGTCGACGTTCGCGTAGAGCTTCCGCTCGATGAAGTAGTCGTCGGCGAGGGCCTTCTCCTCGAGGCGCATGGCGATGTCCAGCAGCTCGTCGTTGCCGCCGAGCTTGTTGAGGATGTCGTGGGCCGTGGCCTTGACGATCTTCGCGCGCGGGTCGTAGTTCTTGTAGACGCGGTGCCCGAAGCCCATCAGCTTCACACCGTCTTCCTTCTTCTTGACCTTCTCCATGAAGTCCTCGGGGTGCATGCCCTTGGCCTGGATGTCGCGCAGCATGTTCAGCACGGCCTCGTTCGCGCCGCCGTGCAGCGGACCGAAGAGCGCGTTGATGCCCGCGGAGACGGAGGCGAACATGTTCGCGTTCGAGCTGCCGACGAGGCGGACGGTCGACGTGGAACAGTTCTGCTCGTGGTCCGCGTGCAGGATCAGCAGCAGGTCCAGGGCCTTGACCATCATCGGGTCGAGGTCGTACGGCTCCGCCGGCAGGCCGAAGGAGAGCCGCAGGAAGTTCTCCACGAGGTTCATGGAGTTGTCCGGGTACAGCATCGGCTGGCCGATGGACTTCTTGTGCGCGTAGGCGGCGATGACGGGCAGCTTCGCCATGAGGCGGAACGTGGACAGCTCCACCTGCTCGTCGTCGAAGGGGTCCAGGGAGTCCTGGTAGAACGTGGACAGCGCCGAGACGGCCGAGGACAGCACGGGCATGGGGTGCGCGCCGCGGGGGAACCCGCTGAAGAAGCCCTTGAGCTCCTCGTGCAGCAGGGTGTGGCGGCGGATGCGTCCGTCGAACGCGGACAGTTCCTCTGGGGTCGGCAGGTTGCCGTAGATGAGGAGGTAGGAGACCTCCAGGAAGCTCGAGTTCTTCGCGAGTTCCTCGATCGGGTAGCCGCGGTAGCGCAGGATCCCGGCGTCACCGTCGATGTAGGTGATCGCGGAGGTCGTGGCCGCTGTGTTCATGAAGCCCGGGTCGAAGGTGACCTGGCCGGTCTGCTTCAGCAGTTTCGACACGTCGTAGCCGTTGTTGCCCTCAACGGCGGGCACCAGCGGGAGGCTGAGTTCGCCACCGCCGTAGTGCAGGGAAGCAGCATTCTGCTCGGTCATCGATTCTCCTTCAGGAGCTGGAGCGAGGTCGTCGCCACATATCGTCATCGCTACACAGGAGGACACACGTCACTCCGGGAAACGCACATTCAGCTGAAACGCTACCGCCAGCGGGGCCCGATCACTAATCCTGCTGCCCTTCGTCGTGCACCGGC encodes the following:
- a CDS encoding UDP-glucose 4-epimerase GalE, whose protein sequence is MKILVTGGSGYIGSHTVLTLLEHGHDVVVVDNLLNSTETSLERVAALAGRTPTFHQADLLDEPRLRSIFAEEEVDAVIHFAGLKAVGESVEKPLYYYSNNVGGTLNLLRVMDDADVRTLVFSSSATVYGASEEVPLTEKLPLDAVNPYGRTKEQIEDILTDLGAADPRWNIALLRYFNPVGAHASGTIGEDPTGVPNNLLPFVAQVAVGRREKVMVFGNDYPTPDGTGVRDYIHVVDLAEGHLAALDYLVARGGVHTWNLGTGNGSSVLEVLTAFSAAVGRDIPYEFAPRRPGDAAVSYADPSSALADLGWSATRTLAEMCEDHWRWQKNNPQGYATVPVG
- a CDS encoding citrate synthase, which encodes MTEQNAASLHYGGGELSLPLVPAVEGNNGYDVSKLLKQTGQVTFDPGFMNTAATTSAITYIDGDAGILRYRGYPIEELAKNSSFLEVSYLLIYGNLPTPEELSAFDGRIRRHTLLHEELKGFFSGFPRGAHPMPVLSSAVSALSTFYQDSLDPFDDEQVELSTFRLMAKLPVIAAYAHKKSIGQPMLYPDNSMNLVENFLRLSFGLPAEPYDLDPMMVKALDLLLILHADHEQNCSTSTVRLVGSSNANMFASVSAGINALFGPLHGGANEAVLNMLRDIQAKGMHPEDFMEKVKKKEDGVKLMGFGHRVYKNYDPRAKIVKATAHDILNKLGGNDELLDIAMRLEEKALADDYFIERKLYANVDFYTGLIYKAMGFPEKMFTVLFAIGRLPGWIAQWREMMQDPQTKIGRPRQLYTGEGERHYPAI
- the dapD gene encoding 2,3,4,5-tetrahydropyridine-2,6-dicarboxylate N-succinyltransferase, which codes for MAGGTGLATVASDGTVLDTWFPAPWLGADPMDAAAQQELRNTLESLARSGSDDARQVTQRVADLTVDPDDAPAGTEDAYLRLHLLSHRLVEPNTINLDGIFGLLANVVWTNHGPAPVQGFETVRAALRARGPVAVHGVDKFPRMVDYVVPAGVRIADADRVRLGAHLADGTTVMHEGFVNFNAGTLGHSMVEGRISAGVVVGDGSDIGGGASIMGTLSGGGKERITIGERCLLGAESGVGISLGDDCVVEAGLYLTAGTKVTLQDGTLVKAKDLSGEPGILFLRNSATGAVEARPRTGEGIALNPALHAN